In one window of Anaeromyxobacter diazotrophicus DNA:
- a CDS encoding CoA transferase subunit A — MNKTRPSADDALQDLQDGATVMVGGFGLCGNPEHLISAVAKKGVRNLTVISNNCGTTEQGLGVLLQQKQLRKMVASYVGENKEFERQFLSGELEVELNPQGTLAERIRAGAAGIGGFYTATGVGTQVAEGKETRVIGGREYLLELPLKADFALVKAWKADAWGNLVFRKTTRNFNAVMCGAAHVTVAEVEEIVPVGALDPDAIHVPSIYVQRLVLGTHYQKPVERRTTRR; from the coding sequence ATGAACAAGACCCGACCCTCGGCCGACGACGCCCTCCAGGACCTCCAGGACGGCGCCACCGTCATGGTGGGCGGCTTCGGCCTGTGCGGAAACCCGGAGCACCTCATCAGCGCGGTCGCGAAGAAGGGCGTCCGCAACCTGACCGTCATCTCGAACAACTGCGGCACCACCGAGCAGGGGCTGGGGGTGCTCCTGCAGCAGAAGCAGCTCCGCAAGATGGTCGCGTCGTACGTGGGCGAGAACAAGGAGTTCGAGCGCCAGTTCCTCTCCGGCGAGCTCGAGGTGGAGCTGAACCCGCAGGGCACGCTGGCGGAGCGCATCCGGGCCGGCGCGGCGGGCATCGGCGGCTTCTACACCGCGACCGGGGTCGGGACGCAGGTGGCGGAGGGCAAGGAGACGCGCGTCATCGGCGGGCGCGAGTACCTGCTCGAGCTGCCGCTCAAGGCGGACTTCGCGCTGGTGAAGGCGTGGAAGGCGGACGCCTGGGGCAACCTGGTGTTCCGCAAGACGACGCGGAACTTCAACGCCGTGATGTGCGGGGCGGCCCACGTGACGGTGGCGGAGGTGGAGGAGATCGTGCCGGTGGGCGCGCTCGACCCCGACGCCATCCACGTCCCGTCCATCTACGTGCAGCGGCTCGTGCTGGGGACGCACTACCAGAAACCCGTCGAGCGCCGGACGACCCGGAGGTAG
- a CDS encoding thiolase family protein: MAGREVVVVGAVRTPIGSFLGSLAGVQATQLGAVVIREALRRAGVEPSAVDEVIMGNVLQAGEGQAPARQAARYAGCPDTTPAWTLNKVCGSGLKAVVAGAQAIALGDAEVVVAGGMESMSNVPYYDRAARTGARMGNVELVDGMIHDGLWDPYDRVHMGMCAEACATSQGISRSQQDEYAMESTRRAVEAAKAGLFKPEIVAVEVPGRKGEKTLVDEDEGPKLARPEKIPSLKPVFKKDGTVTAANASSINDGAAALVLMSAERAKAEGRPVLGRLTAWAGAARAPVEFTIAPADAVKKLLEKARLGPKDVDLWEINEAFAVVSVANNRLIGLDGKNVNVRGGAVVLGHPIGASGARILVTLLHAMKDLGKRRGLATLCIGGGEAVAALVER; this comes from the coding sequence ATGGCAGGTCGCGAGGTGGTCGTCGTCGGCGCGGTACGCACGCCCATCGGCTCGTTCCTCGGCTCGCTGGCCGGCGTCCAGGCCACGCAGCTCGGCGCGGTGGTCATCCGCGAGGCGCTGCGCCGCGCCGGCGTCGAGCCGTCGGCCGTGGACGAGGTCATCATGGGGAACGTGCTGCAAGCCGGGGAGGGCCAGGCTCCGGCCCGCCAGGCCGCGCGCTACGCGGGCTGCCCGGACACGACCCCCGCCTGGACGCTCAACAAGGTGTGCGGCTCGGGGCTCAAGGCGGTCGTCGCCGGCGCGCAGGCGATCGCACTCGGCGACGCCGAGGTGGTGGTCGCGGGCGGCATGGAGTCGATGTCGAACGTGCCCTACTACGACCGCGCCGCCCGGACCGGCGCGCGCATGGGCAACGTCGAGCTCGTCGACGGCATGATCCACGACGGCCTGTGGGACCCGTACGACCGCGTGCACATGGGCATGTGCGCCGAGGCGTGCGCCACGAGCCAGGGCATCTCGCGCTCGCAGCAGGACGAGTACGCGATGGAGTCCACCCGCCGCGCCGTCGAGGCGGCGAAGGCGGGGCTCTTCAAGCCGGAGATCGTGGCGGTGGAGGTGCCGGGCCGGAAGGGAGAGAAGACGCTGGTCGACGAGGACGAGGGCCCGAAGCTCGCGCGGCCGGAGAAGATCCCGAGCCTCAAGCCGGTGTTCAAGAAGGACGGCACCGTGACCGCGGCCAACGCCTCCTCCATCAACGACGGCGCGGCCGCGCTGGTGCTCATGAGCGCCGAGCGCGCCAAGGCCGAGGGCCGCCCGGTGCTGGGGCGGCTCACCGCCTGGGCCGGCGCCGCCCGCGCGCCGGTCGAGTTCACCATCGCGCCCGCCGACGCGGTGAAGAAGCTGCTGGAGAAGGCGCGGCTCGGGCCGAAGGACGTGGACCTGTGGGAGATCAACGAAGCGTTCGCGGTGGTCTCGGTCGCGAACAACCGGCTCATCGGCCTCGACGGCAAGAACGTGAACGTGCGCGGCGGCGCGGTCGTGCTCGGCCATCCCATCGGCGCGAGCGGCGCGCGCATCCTCGTCACGCTGCTCCACGCCATGAAGGACCTCGGCAAGCGGCGCGGCCTCGCCACGCTCTGCATCGGCGGCGGCGAGGCGGTGGCCGCCCTGGTCGAGCGCTAG